In Desulfurellaceae bacterium, one DNA window encodes the following:
- a CDS encoding cupin domain-containing protein, giving the protein MATEDMHTTVARFTDLEPIDYSSFIKNYRPDGTQGYALIGKAGKTKPPIAGDHGFYMGINKVSPGKGAPLHSHPKPEVFVVLSGQWTFFWGENGENEVKLGPWDTISFPAQTNEGFRNIGDEEGHLLVVLSGSEIGKVTFTQNTAEAQTASASA; this is encoded by the coding sequence ATGGCAACGGAAGACATGCACACCACAGTGGCGCGTTTTACGGACCTGGAGCCGATCGACTACTCCAGCTTCATCAAGAACTACAGGCCGGACGGGACCCAGGGTTATGCCCTGATCGGCAAGGCCGGCAAGACCAAACCGCCGATTGCCGGCGACCACGGCTTCTACATGGGCATTAACAAGGTCAGCCCGGGCAAGGGAGCCCCGCTGCACAGCCATCCCAAGCCCGAGGTATTTGTCGTCCTGTCCGGCCAGTGGACGTTTTTCTGGGGAGAAAACGGCGAAAATGAGGTCAAGCTGGGTCCGTGGGATACGATCTCCTTTCCGGCCCAGACCAACGAGGGATTCCGCAATATCGGCGACGAAGAGGGCCATCTGCTGGTGGTGTTGAGCGGCTCCGAGATCGGCAAGGTGACCTTCACCCAGAACACGGCCGAGGCCCAGACCGCCAGCGCCTCAGCCTAG
- a CDS encoding SMP-30/gluconolactonase/LRE family protein — protein sequence MATFSVDQVEIFGKGVLQAEGVVIDKDGNVYGGGRNGIMYKVSPDGAVSECATLPEGSIPNGITLDREGNIVYCDLGKQAVMKVAPDGQVSLVADQVGDVKLTLPNFASYDGEGNLYISNSSTATIDTALAEMKTPAPNGALVRVRPNGQSDVVATGIYLANGTAIDPNEDAVYVLESTRNDCLRIQLNKDGSFGKPEVYSKDFPALPDGMAFDTDRNLYITLPARIEDGGMSPAHQIIKVDTDGNWTMLVDDPQGQKLNFPTNCAFGGPGLQTLYFANLEGDHFSCVQTAVTGHPLYHQR from the coding sequence GTGGCGACATTTTCGGTTGATCAGGTCGAAATTTTTGGCAAGGGCGTGCTGCAGGCCGAGGGCGTGGTGATCGACAAGGACGGCAACGTCTACGGCGGCGGGCGCAACGGCATCATGTACAAGGTCAGCCCGGACGGCGCGGTCAGCGAGTGCGCGACCCTGCCCGAGGGCTCGATTCCGAACGGCATCACCCTGGACCGCGAGGGCAATATCGTCTACTGCGACCTGGGCAAACAGGCGGTGATGAAGGTTGCGCCCGACGGCCAGGTGTCGCTGGTGGCCGACCAGGTCGGTGACGTCAAGCTGACCCTGCCCAATTTTGCCAGCTACGACGGCGAGGGCAATCTGTACATCTCGAATTCGAGTACGGCCACCATTGACACCGCCCTGGCCGAAATGAAAACCCCGGCTCCCAACGGCGCTCTGGTCCGCGTCCGGCCCAACGGGCAGAGCGACGTGGTTGCCACCGGCATCTATCTGGCCAACGGCACGGCCATCGATCCCAACGAAGACGCCGTGTACGTGCTGGAGAGCACCCGCAACGACTGTCTGCGCATCCAGCTCAACAAGGACGGCAGTTTCGGCAAGCCCGAGGTCTACTCCAAGGACTTCCCGGCCCTGCCGGACGGCATGGCCTTTGACACCGACCGCAACCTGTACATCACCCTGCCGGCCCGGATTGAAGACGGCGGCATGAGCCCGGCCCACCAGATCATCAAGGTCGATACCGACGGCAACTGGACCATGCTGGTCGATGATCCCCAGGGCCAGAAGCTCAACTTTCCGACCAACTGCGCCTTTGGCGGTCCGGGTCTCCAGACCCTGTACTTCGCCAACCTGGAGGGCGACCACTTCAGCTGCGTGCAGACTGCGGTCACCGGCCATCCGCTGTACCACCAGCGCTAG